The Silene latifolia isolate original U9 population chromosome 4, ASM4854445v1, whole genome shotgun sequence region CACTGCTGCTACTATATTTCCTATCCTCTTTTATGATgttttcttcatcatcttcaacttCCTCCTGTACAAATGCCAAAAAAGCGATTTTATGCCATCATCAATTACCTGCGATTTTGAAGTGCGTGAAGAATGGTGTAAATGCGGGAAAAAAGTTTTACGGATGTTCCTTGTGGCCAGTAAGTAAATTTCAATTGCCAAAAAAACGATTCTTAAATTTCAATGGCTTAAAATTCAATTGCATTTTCTGAAATTTTTTGTAATTGGTGTGTGTTGTAGCATAATTCATGTCGATTTTTTGAGTTTGAAGAAGAGGTTGCTGTGTTGGACAAGAAGTATTTTGAAGAGAAGATCTCAAAATTGAagatgaaaaatcaaaaattgaaGGAAGAGTTGGTGGAAttaagacatgaagtaaggagACATTCTAGAGGAGAGAAAATAGCAATGAATTTTTTAGTTTACTCTTGGCTATTTTTTGCTGTTTGTTTGATTTTAAAGAGTCTTGTATGAAGCAATGAACCTTGTAATGACAATTCATGTATTGTAATGAACCAAATGCTTCATTTATAAATGCTTCATGTTGCAAAAACTTCCCAGTACATTGATATCATAAAATCTTCATGTTGGTTCCATTACATTGACAGTTAACATTGTTCAAAATACATAAAAAGACATTGATCATTGTTTGGTTCAAAATACATTCAAAGACCGGATTCTCCTAATTTGGCTGTGCACTTGTTGAAGCTTGGGTGCTAGGTTGGCTGTTAAACCATGATAAAATGTTTCTTGGACCACTAGTACTCCCTGGCTCATTTGTGAATGCATTTCCTTGATCATCAAAGAGCACGCCCATGCCCTGAGGTACCTGTAAGTAATGACGCAGATGCTTGAGTGAATAAACTGATGCTTGAGTGAATAAACTGATACAACAGACAGTGTACAAACTTAACTAAAACTGAAGCTAAATTGATACTTACCCTTCCACCCCTCCCTCCTCTTCTACCACCTCTGTTTCCTCCTCTGGTTCCTCCTGTCATTGCACCCCTGGTTCCTCTTCTTATGGTCCTTCCACCCCGTCCTGTCCTTGTTGGTTGGGCAGTTGCATCATGATGAACTTGAGAGCTTGAGGCAATGGTTTCCATGTTATCCACATTAACAATCCTAGGTCTACCTCTTCCTctttttggtggtggtggtcctTGAACTCTGTCCTTTTGTGGACACTTCCTCTTATTGTGTTCCTTTGACTTACAAAGAGAACATGTCATTTCCACCCCATGCTTGGTCAACTTTCCACTCCTCTTGGGATCCTCATGTGGAtcccttcttctcttctttcttggTCTACCAGGTCCAATCTTGATGGGGGGAGGAATCATGGGTTGATCCACTTTGGGCCAATGTCTTTCTCCTGCACAGGGTGCTATTGACCTGTTATAAGCCCTAAGATATGCATCTCTTTTGTACATTGGATGTACATAGTCTTGACAAAGATATGCATGCATATCAAATATGGCAACTCTTGCATGTGAGCATGGAATGCCGAAGAACATCCCATTTTTTTCGCAAGTACAACTCCTAGCTTCCAGATCAACCTTGACTTCATCTAACCCATCTACAACTTGATAAAAACCAGGGTTGGATGGCAATGGGGTGCAAAGATGCACcttttctttctccttttctagAATAGCTTGAATATTAGGGCATATTATGTCGTTGACTCCTCCATCACCTTCTTTTTGGCAACCAATCTCTGCATCATCATTGTCCTAATTTCTTCAAGCATATATATCAAATGCTTTGACCTAGCATTAATGATATATGCATTGAAGGTTTCTGCCATATTATTGACAATGACATTATTTGTTGTCCTTGTGTCAATGAAGGCCCTACAGAATAGGGTAGGATTACAAGCAAGGAATGCAGTTGCTGCCCTTGGGTCTACCTCCCTCATATCATTTACTGCTGCATCAAAGTCTGCTTTACTGTATGCCTTAGCACAGTTCCAAAATAACATCTTCATCTCCTCTCCCTTGTAAGACTTATGCCAATTAGCAAAGATATGCCTGGCACACCTTCTATGCTCTGCTCTTGGGAACTCTTTCTTGACCATGGAGACAATGCTCTACATAATTGATGGATTAAAATGTTAAGTGAATGACCTAATATTAAGCTGAAATGAACTAATATGAAGTTTGAATGAACTAAAATTAAGCTTTAAATGAAGTAAGATTAACCTGATGTTCATCTGATATGATGGTCCAACCATGACCATCTTCCTCTCCAGTTGCCTTCTTAAGTTCCTTGAAAAACCATTCATAAGATTCATTGTTTTCTCCTTCAACAACTCCCCAAGCCAAAGGATacatttgatcattaccatctcTACCAATTGCACTAATCAGTTGCCCCCCTAAGAATGTTTTCAGAAAGCATGCATCCACACATAGAAGCTTTCTACAACCTTCAATCCACCCTTGCTTCAATGCATCAAAGCAAATAAATAGCCTTTGAAAGACTGGAACTGAACTAGCCACATTGGGGTTTGTTGTCAAAGTAAATGTAGAACCAGGATACTCTTGTTCAAGATGCTTCAAGTAACTACCTAGCTTGCTGTAATGGTCCCTCATAGAACCATGTAAAAGCTTATGGGCAGTATATTTCACCTTGTATGCAAAATCCTTCTTAATTATCACCTTGTATGCCCTTCTGACAGTCTCTATTATATCACTTTGGCGGCCGGTGTGGCCTTGCTTTAAACACATCCAAAACTCGCTTTGCAACCCAACTTGACTTCAATTGTCATGTTGCTCTCCATGGTTCTTTGACGATTATGAGAACCTTTAACAGATTTTGACCAAAAAACAAGCTAAATCGTTATCCCGCCTACCATACAATTTGAATGGACAACCTTGTTTACACTTAACCCCAAGTCTTTTACCCCTACTCTTATCACTCACCACAAATGTAAGGTTTCTACCTTGTGCAATTGCATACCTGGTTACACACGGTCCTAAATACTTCTCTAGTTGGGAATCGATCCCCACACACCACTTCAACTTGGCAAAATCGGTCCTCTCATTCACTACTCGGCATCGTTAATTTTTTCCTCTTCCAGCACGATTCATCATCACTCTCACCTGGGGTATGAATCTCATCTCCACTGTTGTCATAATCACTCAGATTACCATCTTTCTCATCACCAACATCGATTTTGCTTTCTCATTTTCTTGCCCAGCAACAGCGATTTTGATTCACTTGTACTTGAATCGCTTTTTAGCAATGGCAATAGCTTTGAAGTTCCACTCTTTCACCTTTTTTCTTGCTTCTTTTGACTCCTCATCCTCAGAATTGTCACCTGACTCAAATTGCTCCTCAATAAAATTCTCTTCCACTTCATTCAAATCCTGACCACCACTGTCATCTTCAGCTACTAACTCCACTTCActagcctcatcatcatcagttACACTATCCTCATCTGGGTTATAACCAGGGTCTTCTCCCTCACTTAAATCTTCCCACTCATAGTCATCATTAGCATTAAGGCAAGCTAAATCAGACTCTTCCTCATATTTAGAAAATAGATCTGATATCCTTAGATCATTACAATCATAGAATGGTTCAACAATATTAGGTGAGGCTGCTGTTTGAGAAACTGAACTGCTTTGGTTTGGTTGAGTGTTTTTTGGATAAGATTCTTTTAGGGTTTCAGATGTGTGAGACTCATGTTGGTCTTTTTGTGATGTTTTTTCTGAATATTCAATTATTTCTTTGTTAAGTGGTGGTCCCACTTTTTCAACCACATTTGTACTTATGCTTTTACTCTTGCTTTTACTATCAACCACTTTCCTTTTTGGAGTCAACTTCCTAGAACACTTAACAAGTGACTGTGCATTTCCTTCTCCCTCAGCCAAGTTAATCAAGTGTTGTAAATGTGCTACATCAGCAAATGAGACAAGGTAACACTCAACTACTCTTTCTTTAACAGCCATCTTGCACATTACCTGAGCCCCACTATCATCAATCACCCTCTCCAATCCCTTTTCTGGATTCATGAAATAAATAGCATCTACATTCCTCTTAAAGTTTCCACATTTCTCACACTCTTCCAATAGGGTAAACCAACAAAATTCATCAGTATCAACCCCAGCAGTCCTATTTAACCTACCCGTGTAAACAAGCCCTAATTCATTTCTTGCAAATGACCCCCCATACCACATTTTCAGAGTAACACAATCCCATGGATTTCCCTACCAAATTAAGACCATAATTTATCAATAATGGCGGAAAACTGAGAAATAAATACATCAATAAATTAGGGGAAATGAATAATACCTaaaaacaactaactacaaccaAACAAAATTAAACATTCTAATCACAAAACTGAAAAACCAGATGATGAAGGGAAtgaaaaagatgaacaaaattaAACAATCAAATAAAATTTCAAAAGAAAGAAAATTACCGTCCCCATTGAATCTGATACAATGGCGCCTTCTTAAAAGGTGATGAACGATGATCCGGGATGATGAAGTTGAAAGATTGATTAGGGATGATGCCGTTGATTGAAGCGTACAAGAGAAGGAGAAGTTGAAAGATTGTAAAAAGTTAAAAAGAAATGAGTAATTTGGTAAAATAAGGGTTTAAAAGGATTTAGGATTAAGTGGTAACCTGTTAAACAGGTTTCCCTTCTACCATAGTAATTAAGGTTAAATGATAGGTTAGTTtggatttttatgggtttttgtctAATTTGGGTTAATATAAGCAGACCCGTAATAGTTGGGATTATTGTCATCAATTAACCCTTTAAAATAATAATGTTGATGAAAAATCTTATGAAAACAAACTCTATGATACTTATTGTTTTGTTCGGTGATGATCAGGAGTATCACTTAACAATAGTTTGAACAATATCCTTCTAGTAGAGTAGTAGTTAAGTGAATTTAATGGGTAAACGGTGAATCCCTTTTTAACTTTGATTTATCATCTATAAAAGTCAAAATTGAACTCATgatcacttgtttaagagataatCGCCCTTATTATTGACTCAACCAGTGAACCAGGATCAAAAGCATTGTGTCACATCACTCACATGTAACCTAATGTGTATCGAATAGTAGTTTAGGTATTACTCTCTCCCATCTAAATcaaaggttacatttgactttttAGCACTATTCATGATCGTAGAGAATTTTTGGTATTATTTGTAATGTATAAGAGAACATAGTCATACGAGATCTTGTTTGAtacatcgtcatgaatgctataagaatatcaagcttttataatttttaataatgtataaCTAAATATATTCACGGTGCAAAACGCACCCCGACAAGCGTAATAAAATCAAGTGTAACATTTGGTTGGATAAGAGGGAGTATATCAACAACGAAATTATGTTTTTAATATATATTCTACCTACAATAGTTATATGAAATTACCCAAcatttttttaacgaataaaagTATTGAGTATTTGAAAGTGAGTAAGGTACTAAGGTTAattcaaaaattgaaaaatagaTAATATACTTTAATTCGTTAAAAAAACGTAGGGATCATTTCATAGTAGAAAAACAGATAAAATATTATGAAAACATGAGGTCAACAACATATTGGGTTCAATCTTACTGACATGATCCAAATTACCAAGACATGATCCATTAATACTCAATGTTAAACCAAATAAATTGAACACACTCATCATGCTTTTGACAAATTACAAGAACACAAATCATATTGGGTTCAATCTTATTGCTACTAGGAGTACATTTTTGCTACAAAATCAACTCAGTCACATACATAGAAATCGGTTTTAGTGACGATCCGATCTCGGTCGTTTCACTAAAATACAGTCGATACCGCTACCACTTCAAACATAAATCACCATAACTTTCAAAACCTTGATAACTCGGACGAATTAGTGACCGGAATTTTAACATCCCCATTTCAACAGCAACAAAGAAGCACCTGCTGGTCATGATTAGCCTCAAGCCTAATCTGTTTATTAACCATAGCAATGAAATTTTCAGCTCTTTTGTTCAAATCATCATACATTAAACCCTCCATTTCATCATTTTCTCCTAAATCCTCAAAAAATTCTTCATCATCTTCcacattttcaattttttcttcTGGACACATTTCTTCAATACTTTCCTCCTCTACTTCATCCTCAGCAACTAATGGCAAACTTTTTAGCTTACCATTTTCCTTAATATCATCAAAAACATCGAATTTTCGCGGTTTCGAGTGATCTTGTGACTTAATCTTGGATTCTTTGAGAAGGAAGACAATAATGAGATTACCAAGAATGAACAAAGACTTAACATTGAAGAAAAAACATAGAATTTGAGGGATTGAAACAAAGAAGAAGGTTTTAGTAGAAGTATACAAGGAAGGAAACCAAAATGGACTAGTGCAAAATACAACACACATTAATGCAACAAAAGGATAAAACATTAAGGAATTTATGAATTGTTGTTGCTTATATTTTTTTAAAGCATGGATCTTATCTACATTAATTGAATCCATGATAATTGTGAGAATTTGTGTTGGTTCTTTGACTGAACACTAGTGGAAAATGAGGTAGAGATTGGTTTTTTATATATGCCCTAGGGAACCAATTTGATGCTCCATCTTTTTTTATTACATAATTGCTCTCCTTCACGCCAAAGTGCCAAACTACTCACTTTTCAGAAATCGACTCCTCAGATACTTATAAGGCACCGATAATTTCGGCTAAATGGTTTGGATAATTTCGGTTCCACTAAATAGAataagtaaacaaataattgggatAGATAAAATACATTCACTCTAtttcggtcaattgttgtcctctTAGGACTTTGACATTAAAAATGTGCTATACACTTGTTTCTATATTATGGACGGTCTCATATATATTCAGGGAAGTATTATTTATATCATATGCAAATTGGTAAATTAGTCGATTGTTAGAAAATACATGAATTAGAAGCAAATTAATGATAAGAGTGCATCTTGACTGAGAGAAGGTCATATATTTCATTTTCGTGTCTCACTAGTTGTTCCTCTCATACATCATTCTTATAATCATGAAAAAATTGTGAAACATATATTTCAAATTGTCAAAAGATAAGATAATGACTAATGAGTATAAGATGGAACACAAAAATAAAACATCAAATTCAAACTTATTTTTAGTGATATGATACATTTTTGAGTGATGCCCACCTAAATATAATGTCCAATAGGGGAAAATAATTCTAAAAATAGGAGTATTTTGTTATGATTGTAAAATTTAAAAACTCATCTTAAATTATAACAACGACGTATCACGAACATAGCTAGTTTATTAATAGGATAATGGTGGTATACAACTATAAGTCACGTTAAGTTATATGGATACTTTAAATATGTTTAGAGAGTGTAATATGTATTGGGTAAGGTGACTTTTTGAAAAGACGAGAATGGACCATTAGTGTTACTCCCTCCATTGTTTAACTTTGGCCGGCCTTTCTAACTTATGCTTACTAGGTATAGGATAAGAAACCCAAAAAGAAAAGTAATAAATgatatttttatggaaa contains the following coding sequences:
- the LOC141653864 gene encoding uncharacterized protein LOC141653864 translates to MCLKQGHTGRQSDIIETVRRAYKVIIKKDFAYKVKYTAHKLLHGSMRDHYSKLGSYLKHLEQEYPGSTFTLTTNPNVASSVPVFQRLFICFDALKQGWIEGCRKLLCVDACFLKTFLGGQLISAIGRDGNDQMYPLAWGVVEGENNESYEWFFKELKKATGEEDGHGWTIISDEHQSIVSMVKKEFPRAEHRRCARHIFANWHKSYKGEEMKMLFWNCAKAYSKADFDAAVNDMREVDPRAATAFLACNPTLFCRAFIDTRTTNNVIVNNMAETFNAYIINARSKHLIYMLEEIRTMMMQRLVAKKKVMEESTT